In Nitrospiraceae bacterium, the following are encoded in one genomic region:
- the bamD gene encoding outer membrane protein assembly factor BamD produces MHRHSRVVYVCVSLIVSLLWLSTGCSSKQKTASGKPVTGTDEQIFLGDTIEKNYDPNVIMKRGEAFFEKEEFPEAIVEFQHFLELHRSHQLASYAQFRLGESHLKMAKSVDRDPEPVAKAITAFEKLRREFPGNKYEAQALQRIDECHEWLAQTHLFVGQFYYRRGSYLAAAHRFDQIMKDYADKKVAPDALYYLAMSYKEMGANDWATEKLTLLAEKYPQSNAAQDGKKLLAKLPPTPLAASQPAVAKTDPTPETPRDGNLVASVMAPAFTAPLSRSPGAAAQSSSAISIRKPFVACRLGAWC; encoded by the coding sequence ATGCACCGGCATTCAAGGGTGGTGTATGTCTGCGTAAGCCTGATCGTCAGCCTGCTGTGGCTGAGCACCGGCTGCTCCAGCAAACAGAAGACCGCTTCCGGAAAACCGGTGACTGGAACGGACGAGCAGATCTTCCTCGGCGACACGATCGAAAAGAACTATGACCCGAATGTCATCATGAAGCGCGGGGAGGCCTTTTTCGAGAAGGAAGAATTCCCTGAAGCCATTGTCGAATTCCAGCACTTTCTCGAATTGCATCGATCGCATCAATTGGCTTCTTACGCCCAATTTAGACTCGGCGAGAGCCATCTCAAGATGGCCAAGTCTGTGGATCGGGATCCCGAGCCGGTGGCGAAGGCCATTACGGCGTTTGAAAAACTGCGGCGGGAATTTCCCGGTAACAAGTATGAAGCGCAGGCCCTTCAGCGGATCGATGAATGCCATGAATGGCTGGCCCAAACCCATCTGTTCGTCGGGCAGTTTTATTACCGCCGTGGCTCCTATCTGGCCGCCGCGCACCGCTTCGATCAGATCATGAAAGACTATGCAGACAAGAAAGTCGCGCCCGATGCCCTTTACTATTTGGCCATGAGCTATAAAGAAATGGGGGCCAATGATTGGGCGACGGAGAAATTGACCCTATTGGCCGAAAAATACCCGCAGAGTAACGCGGCACAGGACGGGAAAAAGCTCTTGGCCAAGCTACCACCGACTCCCCTAGCCGCCAGCCAGCCCGCGGTTGCCAAGACTGATCCAACTCCGGAAACGCCACGGGATGGGAATCTCGTGGCCTCGGTAATGGCCCCGGCCTTCACTGCACCGTTAAGTCGCTCCCCCGGGGCTGCCGCCCAGAGTTCGTCGGCTATCTCGATTCGCAAGCCGTTCGTTGCCTGCCGGCTTGGTGCCTGGTGCTGA
- a CDS encoding ketoacyl-ACP synthase III, with amino-acid sequence MKRSRIIGTGVYLPSRVLSNEEVGARVGLAAESIFALTGIRTRYCVEDGVATSDLGIEAGRRACQAAGFRPESVEAVIVSTTSPDMPFPSTACHIQRGLGTKAVAAFDLSASCSGFLYGLSMADAMIRVGQFQSALVIGAEIKSRTLDPHDKETAVLFGDGAGAALLVREESSGPLAPGILGIRLYAQGAGHDLIKVKAGGSRRPSRAETVSANEHVLRMQGGPVFRAAIRHLEAAMTELLKEFGVSTQDLARVIAHQANARILDQLRRRLGLAEGVLYQAIERFGNTSSASLPIALDEAVRDNRLRSGDLVLLGAFGGGLTWATGLMRW; translated from the coding sequence GTGAAGCGGAGTCGCATTATCGGGACCGGCGTTTACTTGCCCTCTCGAGTCCTATCCAACGAAGAGGTTGGGGCTCGGGTTGGGTTAGCCGCCGAGTCGATCTTTGCCTTGACGGGTATTCGTACTCGATACTGCGTTGAGGATGGGGTGGCGACTTCGGATTTAGGGATAGAGGCTGGGCGCCGAGCTTGTCAGGCCGCGGGTTTTCGGCCTGAATCGGTAGAGGCGGTGATTGTCTCCACAACCTCGCCCGATATGCCATTCCCATCCACGGCCTGCCATATCCAACGCGGCTTGGGAACCAAGGCCGTGGCCGCATTTGATCTGTCTGCCTCCTGCTCGGGGTTCCTGTATGGGCTTTCAATGGCCGATGCCATGATTCGCGTCGGGCAATTTCAGTCGGCGCTTGTAATCGGGGCGGAGATTAAGTCACGCACACTCGACCCGCATGACAAGGAGACGGCCGTGCTCTTCGGGGATGGAGCTGGGGCTGCTCTGCTGGTACGGGAAGAATCGAGCGGTCCCTTGGCGCCGGGAATCTTGGGCATTCGTCTTTATGCACAGGGAGCCGGACACGATTTGATCAAGGTGAAGGCGGGGGGATCGCGCAGACCCAGCCGGGCAGAAACGGTCTCGGCAAATGAGCACGTGCTGCGGATGCAGGGTGGGCCGGTCTTTCGGGCCGCGATTCGCCATCTGGAAGCGGCCATGACTGAACTTCTGAAGGAGTTTGGCGTGTCGACCCAGGATTTGGCGCGCGTCATTGCACATCAGGCGAACGCGCGTATTCTTGATCAACTCCGTCGACGTCTTGGGTTGGCTGAGGGCGTTCTGTACCAGGCGATTGAGCGGTTCGGAAATACCTCCTCGGCCTCGCTGCCGATTGCACTCGACGAAGCCGTGCGAGACAACCGGCTACGCTCGGGCGATCTGGTGCTCCTCGGGGCGTTCGGTGGTGGACTGACTTGGGCGACGGGCCTGATGCGGTGGTAG
- a CDS encoding DUF47 domain-containing protein, translating into MFGLIPREEAFFDLFKNAAHNMIEGSRLLKDMMEDFHNPVEKAKRIKEVEHVGDGITHEIARKLNQTFITPIDREDIHDLASALDDILDVVEAIADRFVLYKVTAPTELAIKLSNVLYQAAVEVGATVDLLGKPHPDVTECSVRVNSLENEADRISRDAISGLFENVTDPIAVIKWKEIYENFESGTDRCEDVANILERIALKHT; encoded by the coding sequence ATGTTTGGCCTCATACCGAGAGAAGAAGCATTCTTCGACCTGTTCAAGAATGCCGCGCACAACATGATCGAGGGGAGTCGCCTCCTCAAGGACATGATGGAGGATTTTCATAACCCCGTCGAAAAGGCCAAGCGGATCAAGGAAGTCGAGCACGTCGGAGATGGCATCACGCACGAGATCGCCCGCAAGCTGAACCAGACCTTCATCACCCCCATCGACCGCGAAGACATCCACGACCTGGCGAGCGCCCTGGACGATATTCTGGATGTGGTGGAGGCGATTGCCGACCGGTTCGTGCTCTACAAGGTGACCGCGCCGACCGAGCTGGCCATCAAGCTGTCCAATGTGCTGTATCAGGCGGCGGTGGAAGTCGGCGCGACGGTGGATCTTCTTGGAAAGCCGCATCCGGATGTGACCGAATGCAGCGTGCGGGTCAATAGCTTGGAAAACGAAGCCGACCGCATCTCCCGGGACGCCATCTCGGGTCTCTTCGAAAACGTCACGGACCCCATCGCCGTCATCAAATGGAAAGAGATCTACGAAAATTTCGAGTCGGGCACTGACCGCTGCGAGGATGTGGCCAACATTTTGGAGCGCATCGCCTTAAAGCACACGTGA
- a CDS encoding inorganic phosphate transporter yields the protein MVELSGLLLFVVILALLFDFSNGWHDSANAIATVVSTRVVSPATAVIVAGGLNVAGAFMSTAVAKMVGGGIVDPQAVTQVVVASALAGAIIWNFLTLMLGLPTSSSHALIGGLVGAAIAHGGVNAVKFSGLRGVLEAMVLSPFFGFAMGLLLMVALSWAFFRVPRAQALRVFSRLQLVSASFMAFSHGANDAQKAMGIITLALVSAGAISTPEVPTWVIGSCALAMGLGTAVGGWRIVRTLGMRIAKLEPVHGFAAETGAAAVLLFTAHAGLPVSTTHTITSTVMGVGAVKRLSAVRWGVTARILSAWLFTLPGAALLATTIYLIVSKLL from the coding sequence ATGGTTGAACTGAGCGGATTGCTCTTGTTCGTGGTGATTCTGGCGCTGCTCTTCGATTTTTCCAACGGGTGGCACGACAGTGCAAATGCCATTGCTACGGTTGTCTCGACGAGAGTCGTCAGTCCGGCCACGGCCGTGATCGTGGCCGGCGGCCTCAATGTGGCCGGCGCGTTCATGTCGACGGCGGTGGCTAAAATGGTCGGGGGCGGCATCGTCGATCCGCAAGCTGTCACGCAAGTAGTCGTGGCATCCGCATTGGCCGGCGCGATCATCTGGAACTTCCTGACGCTCATGTTGGGATTGCCGACAAGTTCCTCCCACGCCCTCATCGGCGGGTTGGTCGGCGCGGCGATAGCCCATGGGGGCGTGAATGCGGTGAAGTTCTCCGGCTTGCGCGGGGTGTTGGAAGCGATGGTGCTGTCGCCGTTCTTCGGGTTCGCGATGGGTCTTCTGCTCATGGTCGCCTTGAGCTGGGCATTCTTCCGTGTCCCAAGGGCTCAGGCCTTGCGGGTGTTCTCCCGTCTCCAATTGGTCTCCGCGAGCTTCATGGCTTTCAGTCACGGTGCGAATGATGCGCAGAAGGCCATGGGCATCATCACGCTGGCCTTGGTGTCGGCCGGTGCCATCTCGACGCCGGAGGTGCCGACGTGGGTGATCGGTTCCTGCGCCCTCGCGATGGGGCTCGGCACTGCCGTTGGGGGTTGGAGGATCGTCAGGACCCTCGGGATGCGCATCGCCAAACTCGAACCGGTGCATGGATTTGCGGCTGAGACGGGCGCTGCGGCGGTCTTGCTGTTCACCGCGCATGCCGGATTGCCGGTGAGCACCACCCACACAATTACTTCCACCGTCATGGGCGTGGGAGCCGTGAAGCGCTTGTCCGCCGTGCGTTGGGGCGTAACGGCGCGAATCCTCTCGGCCTGGCTGTTCACCCTGCCGGGGGCCGCGCTCTTGGCGACGACCATCTATCTCATCGTATCGAAATTGTTGTAA
- a CDS encoding HAMP domain-containing protein has translation MTLGIRWKVALGTLAAVMVGLAVAGGLAIRSAEQTELRRTADMLNVRVALVGTSLRPLFDQSGATAPPAILHATVQELSQQSHARITVIRQDGNVLADSAIPPTGLATIENHLSRPEVAQAIATGSGTDIRASQTTGERTYYVAVPLARPDRMNPGVPIVRLGLPLTTIDERIAHIQRDLAAAFGVAFLTAMALSVWVSRTLTKPLSEIASVARQLAGGTPGVRISTTSTDEVGLLAQTLNHMTDELEAKIKEVSDDRAQLLAMLIAMVEGVMVLDYRGVVVQVNPALERMLSLELTESRGRPFGELIRHEGLSALVSSVLQTRTGQGGEITLTPSGRCLRIEASIAGGSREQEAYAVFVFHDITDLRRLEKIRKDFVANVSHELRTPLTSIKGYVEALMDGGKNDPDTATAFLEIIMKQSNRLNLILDDLLQLSQIESGQLHFRQEPVDVRALVERTVAVIKPLADKKQHQIELGLPEDLPFVNGDEERLAQVFINLLDNAVKYTPAQGHIVVGVRVPRDRHQNHEVGTIDIMVADSGIGIPEADRPRVFERFYRVDKARSRELGGTGLGLAIVKHIVEAHGGHVWVEANKPRGSRFIVRLPARQNSLTTISIR, from the coding sequence ATGACGCTCGGAATCAGATGGAAGGTTGCCCTCGGTACGCTGGCCGCCGTCATGGTGGGGTTGGCGGTGGCGGGTGGTCTGGCCATCCGGTCGGCCGAGCAAACCGAACTGCGCAGGACCGCGGACATGTTGAATGTCCGAGTGGCGTTGGTAGGCACCTCGCTGCGGCCGCTCTTCGATCAATCCGGTGCTACGGCACCCCCGGCGATCCTGCATGCAACGGTCCAGGAGTTGAGCCAGCAATCTCACGCTCGCATCACCGTCATTCGGCAGGACGGCAACGTACTGGCAGACAGCGCGATTCCGCCGACCGGCCTCGCGACCATTGAAAACCACCTCTCGCGACCGGAAGTAGCCCAAGCCATCGCCACCGGAAGCGGAACCGATATCCGAGCCAGCCAGACTACCGGTGAACGCACCTATTATGTTGCGGTTCCCCTGGCAAGACCGGACAGAATGAATCCCGGCGTTCCGATCGTGCGGCTCGGCCTTCCCCTCACGACCATCGACGAACGCATTGCACATATCCAGCGCGACCTAGCTGCAGCGTTCGGGGTGGCGTTTCTGACCGCCATGGCACTCAGCGTCTGGGTCTCTCGCACCTTGACCAAACCCCTCTCCGAAATCGCCTCCGTGGCACGGCAGTTGGCGGGTGGCACTCCAGGAGTGCGCATCTCCACCACATCCACCGATGAAGTCGGCCTCTTGGCCCAAACCCTGAATCATATGACCGATGAGTTGGAAGCCAAAATCAAGGAGGTCTCAGACGACCGCGCGCAGTTGCTGGCCATGCTCATCGCCATGGTAGAAGGCGTGATGGTGCTCGATTACCGGGGGGTGGTGGTGCAGGTCAATCCCGCCCTGGAACGGATGTTATCACTAGAGCTGACGGAATCGCGCGGCCGCCCCTTTGGAGAACTGATTCGACACGAGGGCCTCAGCGCGCTGGTCTCGTCCGTCCTGCAGACCCGAACCGGTCAGGGCGGCGAAATCACACTCACGCCCAGCGGGCGCTGCCTACGGATTGAAGCCTCCATCGCGGGCGGGAGCCGGGAACAAGAAGCGTACGCGGTGTTCGTCTTCCACGACATCACCGACCTGCGCCGGCTCGAGAAGATCCGCAAAGATTTCGTGGCAAACGTGTCGCACGAACTGCGCACGCCGTTGACCTCGATCAAGGGCTACGTCGAAGCCCTTATGGACGGCGGCAAGAACGACCCGGACACCGCCACCGCGTTCCTCGAAATCATTATGAAGCAGAGCAATCGCCTGAACCTGATTCTCGACGATCTCCTGCAACTGTCGCAGATTGAGTCCGGCCAACTGCATTTCCGACAGGAACCAGTCGACGTACGAGCTCTGGTCGAACGCACGGTCGCGGTGATCAAGCCTCTGGCCGACAAGAAGCAGCATCAGATTGAGTTAGGCCTGCCGGAAGATCTGCCCTTCGTCAACGGTGACGAGGAGCGACTCGCCCAAGTCTTCATTAACCTCTTGGACAACGCGGTCAAATATACACCGGCCCAAGGCCACATCGTCGTCGGAGTCCGCGTACCGCGCGACCGCCACCAGAACCATGAAGTGGGAACTATCGACATCATGGTTGCCGATTCAGGCATCGGCATTCCTGAAGCCGACCGGCCACGGGTCTTTGAGCGGTTTTATCGGGTCGACAAGGCGCGGTCTCGGGAGCTTGGCGGAACGGGCCTCGGACTCGCGATCGTGAAACACATCGTCGAGGCCCACGGCGGGCACGTGTGGGTGGAAGCAAACAAACCCAGAGGAAGTCGGTTCATCGTCCGGCTTCCGGCCAGACAGAATAGCCTTACAACAATTTCGATACGATGA
- a CDS encoding response regulator transcription factor, with product MSSGTAKKILIVEDEKDILQLVKLYLEKDGFRTVVAMTGSEALRQVKAERPDLMILDLMLPEMDGLEVCKRIRLNPDTALLPILMLTAKAEESDTVIGLELGADDYVTKPFSPKALVARVKALLRRLERNVSDARLTFQYGPLAVDLSRHEARIDGREVNLTAKEFGLLEHLLRNIGRVLTRDVLLNAVWGYDYYGTTRTVDVHVRRLKQKIPLLEEAIISVKSLGYKLRELDASA from the coding sequence GTGTCATCCGGGACCGCCAAAAAGATTCTCATCGTCGAGGATGAGAAGGATATTCTGCAACTCGTCAAACTGTATTTGGAGAAGGACGGGTTTCGCACGGTCGTCGCCATGACCGGATCAGAGGCCCTGCGCCAGGTGAAGGCGGAGCGTCCTGACCTCATGATCCTTGACCTCATGCTACCGGAAATGGACGGCTTGGAGGTCTGCAAACGTATCCGCCTCAACCCCGACACTGCCCTCCTGCCGATCCTCATGTTAACGGCAAAAGCCGAAGAATCGGATACCGTCATCGGGCTGGAGCTGGGCGCCGACGATTACGTCACCAAGCCCTTCAGCCCCAAGGCATTGGTGGCCCGCGTGAAGGCCCTGCTTCGACGACTGGAGCGGAATGTCTCCGATGCCCGATTGACGTTCCAATACGGCCCGCTGGCAGTGGACCTCTCGCGGCATGAAGCCCGGATCGACGGCCGGGAGGTCAACCTGACGGCGAAGGAATTCGGCCTGCTTGAACACCTGCTTCGAAACATCGGGAGGGTGCTGACCCGCGACGTGCTACTCAATGCCGTGTGGGGATATGACTACTACGGCACGACCCGCACCGTCGACGTCCACGTGCGGCGGCTCAAGCAGAAGATCCCCCTCTTGGAGGAGGCCATCATATCGGTCAAATCCCTCGGCTACAAACTCCGCGAGCTCGACGCCTCGGCATGA
- the ispH gene encoding 4-hydroxy-3-methylbut-2-enyl diphosphate reductase, translating into MKIYLANPRGFCAGVDRAIDIVDLSLKKYGAPIYVRHEIVHSRHVVNSLRQKGAVFVEELSEVPEGSVVIFSAHGVAKGVWQEAQSRRLHVIDATCPLVIKVHNEVNRDYNQGYELILIGHAGHPEVIGTLGQIPDKFHLVSSVPDVEALHVENTKNLSYVTQTTLSVDECRDIVEALNRRFPNIKGPHQEDICYATQNRQNAVKALSKLVDVILVIGSPNSSNSNRLRELGEHCGIPSYLIDAASDINPAWLKDAKAVGISAGASAPEVLVSEVVVYLKTLGSSEDVEELTVIEEDVEFLLPKELVTIESASRAAASTT; encoded by the coding sequence ATGAAGATTTATCTGGCCAATCCCCGGGGATTTTGTGCAGGGGTGGATCGTGCCATCGATATCGTTGACCTATCGCTGAAGAAGTACGGCGCGCCGATCTATGTCCGGCATGAAATCGTGCACAGCCGGCATGTCGTCAACTCCCTCCGCCAGAAGGGCGCAGTGTTTGTGGAGGAGTTGAGCGAAGTCCCGGAAGGGTCCGTTGTGATTTTCAGTGCGCATGGCGTCGCGAAAGGCGTATGGCAGGAGGCTCAGTCACGGCGCCTCCATGTCATCGACGCCACCTGCCCGTTGGTCATCAAGGTCCACAACGAGGTGAACCGCGACTACAATCAGGGGTATGAACTGATTCTTATCGGCCATGCCGGCCACCCGGAGGTGATCGGGACGTTGGGACAGATTCCGGATAAGTTCCACCTGGTTTCGTCGGTACCCGACGTCGAAGCATTGCATGTCGAAAACACCAAGAATCTGTCCTATGTGACCCAGACGACCCTGAGCGTGGATGAATGCCGTGATATCGTCGAGGCCCTGAACCGCCGATTCCCCAACATCAAGGGGCCGCACCAGGAAGACATCTGCTATGCGACGCAAAATCGCCAGAATGCGGTGAAAGCGCTCTCGAAGCTGGTCGATGTGATCCTCGTCATCGGGTCCCCCAACAGCTCGAATTCGAATCGGTTGCGCGAGTTGGGGGAGCATTGCGGCATTCCGTCGTACTTGATCGATGCGGCATCAGACATCAATCCGGCGTGGCTCAAGGATGCCAAGGCGGTTGGGATCTCCGCCGGTGCTTCGGCGCCCGAGGTCTTGGTCTCAGAGGTCGTGGTTTACCTGAAGACTCTTGGATCTTCCGAAGACGTCGAGGAACTGACGGTGATCGAGGAAGACGTTGAATTCCTCCTCCCGAAGGAGTTGGTCACCATCGAGTCCGCATCGCGCGCGGCTGCATCGACGACATAG
- the smc gene encoding chromosome segregation protein SMC: MYLKSLEMLGFKSFAEAKIQFPEGITAIVGPNGSGKSNVVDSILWVLGEQSTKTLRSERMEDVIFNGTEVRKPLGMVEVSLIIGGLGELRLDSIAGLPSQLGEYQELMITRRLYRNGDSEYLINKTQCRLKDIRSVLIETRAGSKGHTVIEQGRIEQILQASPQDRRELIEETAGIVRYKKQKAEALRKLDQTQQNLLRVRDIIAEVKKQLNSLERQARQARSYQNLQQEARGLEIELLSRDYRTMRDDLDGIEVQARDIESRESSQAAEQARLETEQEAIRLRMTDAAESMSRVRDELTAIEQKQSHALASAEVERNRMQMYEQQRAQATQEMGRLNAEQEQAQAESESLREVLLQVESEIGEQERLFTDLDSEAKTLAGQRAAALAEEERGRQDVLNLAVLVANTEQNLAQLTRRQGETAARCERITREQNELTGQVSVLDEQRHNLSLQRGEVGERIQTLSAQRDEAVLRIEQLGAQVVSSDRDIVRLTEEVAGVESRLGTLQGVVREEMGYGREGDEEQTALRTCDGVRDALAEWLVVPAGLDRAVETILGDRVRGWLVDGPEAACRAVEFLKGKELGRGAFIPQQLRWATGDSGQAPVQPWWDQLQGQPGVVGRAVDLIRAGEESAATLAYLFDGIVIVDSLSVALHLWEQHQWAAPSGPTFVSLSGETLDAAGVITGGSGTSTGGVLQRRREVLELEARRVEAAEQLDQARQAKDEAGRQLAETREQEQRLAGAIRQAEMLELSLEKDDAGVEQRRAELERRLGNLAGELAQGMAEQERVREELYAGQVQLGQWMGEKSGQEATLAQVRERVGALDRQGMELQQRLTEARLTLESLRGRRDHGVNDISRLNQRLESSRHRVADLEAQLQGVIEAIEQSREERLRQEALCQELGAEVDRIKADLVAAQERQAEQMAALHAVEQGLTGARQVLSGLRDERMGVEVRRAEVKTHLSTLESTLSGTYQIDPMSLLAPAESPANADTQEGTPTPENPFAAEETPQLREQLQKIRERLDRMGAINLAAIEEHRELDERHKFLSAQEQDLSNSIASLKEIIQRINRTTKDMFVNTFNELQQKFIEVFSQFFPGGRAELQLVDEPVEEGAEQNVAREPGVEIVAQPPGKRLKSITMLSGGEKTLTAMALLIASFLIRPTPFCILDEIDAPLDEENIGRFTSVLRSLSTSAQFLVITHNKRTMAMADSLFGVTMEEPGVSKIISVKLGDLQPA; the protein is encoded by the coding sequence GTGTACCTGAAGTCCCTGGAAATGCTCGGCTTTAAGTCATTTGCGGAAGCCAAGATTCAATTCCCCGAGGGCATTACCGCCATCGTCGGTCCGAACGGCAGCGGAAAAAGCAACGTGGTCGACTCCATCCTGTGGGTTTTGGGCGAGCAAAGCACCAAGACGCTCCGAAGCGAGCGCATGGAAGACGTAATTTTCAACGGCACGGAAGTCCGGAAGCCGCTTGGGATGGTCGAGGTTTCTCTGATCATCGGCGGTCTCGGAGAGTTGCGCCTCGATTCGATCGCGGGTCTGCCGAGTCAACTCGGCGAATATCAAGAACTCATGATCACGCGGCGGCTCTACCGGAACGGTGACAGTGAATACCTCATCAACAAAACCCAATGCCGGCTGAAAGACATTCGAAGCGTGTTGATCGAGACCAGAGCCGGCTCGAAGGGACACACCGTTATCGAGCAGGGGCGGATCGAGCAGATTCTCCAGGCCTCTCCGCAGGATCGCCGCGAACTGATCGAAGAAACGGCCGGCATCGTCCGCTACAAGAAGCAAAAGGCCGAGGCGCTTCGCAAGCTCGACCAGACGCAGCAAAACCTATTGCGGGTCCGCGACATCATCGCCGAGGTGAAGAAGCAGCTGAACTCGTTGGAGCGCCAGGCTCGGCAAGCGCGTTCGTATCAAAATTTGCAGCAGGAAGCGCGTGGGTTGGAAATTGAGTTGTTGAGCCGCGACTACCGCACCATGCGCGACGACCTCGACGGCATCGAGGTGCAGGCGCGCGATATCGAATCACGGGAAAGCAGCCAGGCCGCGGAGCAGGCCAGGCTCGAAACGGAGCAGGAAGCAATCCGCCTGCGCATGACCGACGCAGCCGAGTCGATGTCCCGCGTGCGTGATGAGTTGACCGCCATCGAACAGAAGCAATCGCATGCGCTGGCCTCGGCCGAGGTGGAGCGCAACCGGATGCAGATGTACGAACAGCAGCGCGCGCAGGCGACCCAGGAAATGGGGCGGCTGAACGCCGAACAGGAACAAGCCCAGGCCGAGTCGGAATCCTTGCGTGAAGTACTGCTGCAGGTGGAGTCGGAGATCGGAGAACAGGAGCGGCTCTTTACCGATTTGGACAGTGAGGCCAAGACGCTTGCGGGGCAGCGGGCGGCTGCGTTGGCTGAAGAAGAACGCGGTCGGCAGGATGTCCTCAACCTGGCGGTGCTCGTCGCCAATACCGAGCAAAATCTGGCGCAGCTTACCCGACGACAGGGAGAAACCGCCGCGCGTTGCGAACGGATCACACGCGAACAGAACGAGTTGACGGGGCAGGTGAGCGTGCTCGACGAGCAGCGGCACAATTTGTCCTTGCAGCGCGGGGAAGTGGGCGAGCGCATCCAGACCCTGTCGGCGCAGCGCGATGAAGCCGTGCTGCGGATCGAGCAACTGGGCGCGCAAGTCGTCTCCTCGGATCGCGACATCGTGCGGCTCACGGAAGAGGTCGCGGGCGTGGAGTCACGGCTCGGTACCCTACAGGGCGTCGTCCGCGAAGAGATGGGGTATGGCCGGGAGGGCGATGAGGAGCAAACCGCGCTCAGGACGTGCGACGGCGTGCGCGATGCGCTGGCCGAATGGCTTGTGGTGCCGGCTGGGCTTGATCGAGCCGTCGAGACAATTCTCGGTGATCGAGTTCGGGGCTGGCTGGTCGACGGACCGGAGGCGGCCTGCCGGGCAGTTGAGTTCTTGAAAGGTAAGGAGCTGGGGCGAGGGGCGTTCATCCCGCAGCAGTTGCGTTGGGCGACGGGCGACTCGGGACAGGCGCCGGTACAGCCATGGTGGGACCAGTTGCAGGGACAACCCGGCGTCGTCGGTCGAGCGGTGGATCTGATTCGTGCCGGGGAAGAATCGGCCGCCACGCTGGCCTATCTGTTCGACGGGATCGTGATCGTGGATTCCCTGTCGGTCGCGCTTCACCTGTGGGAACAGCACCAATGGGCTGCGCCCAGCGGCCCGACCTTCGTTAGTTTATCCGGGGAAACGCTGGATGCGGCCGGAGTCATTACCGGTGGTTCCGGTACGAGCACGGGCGGCGTGCTCCAGCGGCGCCGTGAAGTGTTGGAATTGGAAGCGCGGCGGGTTGAGGCTGCGGAGCAGCTGGATCAGGCGCGCCAGGCAAAAGACGAGGCCGGGCGGCAATTGGCCGAAACGCGAGAGCAGGAACAGCGGCTTGCCGGTGCGATTCGCCAGGCCGAAATGCTGGAGTTGTCGCTCGAGAAGGACGATGCCGGTGTCGAGCAACGCCGTGCGGAATTGGAGCGGCGTCTGGGGAATCTCGCCGGAGAGTTGGCGCAAGGCATGGCCGAACAAGAGCGGGTTCGTGAGGAACTCTATGCCGGACAGGTGCAGCTCGGCCAATGGATGGGCGAAAAATCCGGACAGGAAGCGACGTTGGCGCAGGTCCGGGAACGGGTCGGCGCGTTGGACCGACAAGGAATGGAGTTGCAGCAGCGTTTAACCGAAGCCCGCCTGACGCTGGAGAGTCTGCGAGGCAGGCGGGATCACGGCGTCAATGATATCTCACGCCTCAACCAGCGCCTGGAATCGTCTCGGCATCGAGTGGCTGATTTGGAGGCGCAGCTCCAAGGCGTGATCGAGGCCATCGAGCAAAGCCGTGAGGAGCGGCTGCGGCAGGAGGCCTTGTGCCAAGAGTTGGGTGCGGAGGTCGACCGGATCAAGGCCGACTTGGTTGCCGCCCAGGAACGGCAGGCGGAACAGATGGCGGCCTTGCACGCCGTGGAGCAGGGGCTGACCGGGGCTCGGCAAGTTCTCTCCGGTTTGCGCGACGAACGGATGGGGGTGGAGGTTCGGCGGGCGGAAGTCAAAACCCATCTGTCGACGTTGGAAAGTACCCTATCCGGTACCTATCAAATTGATCCGATGTCCTTGCTGGCACCGGCCGAGTCACCGGCGAATGCAGACACGCAGGAGGGGACGCCGACGCCGGAGAATCCGTTTGCCGCCGAGGAAACTCCGCAGTTGCGGGAGCAGCTGCAGAAGATTCGCGAACGGTTGGATCGCATGGGGGCCATCAACTTGGCGGCCATCGAGGAGCACCGCGAGTTGGATGAGCGCCACAAGTTTCTCTCCGCCCAGGAACAGGACCTGTCCAATTCCATCGCGTCGCTCAAGGAAATCATCCAACGGATCAACCGGACGACGAAGGATATGTTCGTAAACACGTTCAATGAACTGCAGCAGAAATTCATCGAAGTGTTCTCGCAGTTCTTTCCCGGAGGACGTGCGGAATTGCAGTTGGTCGATGAGCCGGTGGAAGAGGGCGCCGAGCAGAATGTGGCCCGTGAGCCCGGTGTGGAAATCGTGGCTCAGCCGCCGGGTAAACGACTCAAGAGCATCACGATGCTATCGGGTGGCGAGAAAACCCTGACCGCCATGGCACTGTTGATCGCGAGCTTTCTCATCCGACCGACGCCGTTCTGCATCCTTGACGAAATCGATGCGCCGTTGGACGAAGAGAATATCGGGCGGTTTACGTCGGTGCTGCGCAGCCTCTCAACTTCTGCGCAGTTCCTCGTGATCACGCACAATAAGCGCACGATGGCGATGGCTGATTCGCTCTTCGGGGTGACGATGGAAGAACCCGGAGTGTCGAAAATCATTTCGGTGAAGTTGGGCGACCTGCAGCCGGCATAA